From one Mycolicibacterium sp. HK-90 genomic stretch:
- the pyrF gene encoding orotidine-5'-phosphate decarboxylase, translating into MGAFGQRLADAVAARGPLCPGIDPHPELLRAWGLTVDPDGLAAFSDICVTAFAGFAMVKPQVAFFEAYGSAGFGVLERTTAALREAGVLVLADAKRGDIGSTMAAYAAAWAGDSPLAADAVTASPYLGFGSLQPLLDTAAEHGRGVFVLAATSNPEGPTVQRAMAGSRTVAQSIVDDVANVNRLAGQPTGSVGVVVGATVTELPDLSALGGPVLVPGVGAQGGRADALGGFGGARLVLPTVSREVLRAGPAVADLRAAAERLRDEVAYLA; encoded by the coding sequence ATGGGTGCTTTCGGGCAAAGGCTGGCCGACGCGGTGGCGGCGCGGGGGCCGCTGTGCCCGGGCATCGATCCTCATCCCGAACTACTGCGGGCGTGGGGCCTGACCGTCGACCCCGACGGTCTGGCCGCGTTCTCCGACATCTGCGTCACGGCGTTCGCCGGGTTTGCGATGGTCAAGCCGCAGGTGGCGTTCTTCGAGGCCTACGGTTCGGCAGGGTTCGGTGTGCTGGAACGCACCACGGCGGCATTGCGCGAGGCGGGCGTGCTGGTGCTGGCCGACGCCAAACGCGGCGACATCGGCTCGACCATGGCCGCCTATGCCGCGGCGTGGGCCGGTGACTCGCCGTTGGCCGCCGACGCGGTGACCGCGTCGCCGTATCTGGGTTTCGGCTCGCTGCAGCCACTGCTGGACACCGCGGCGGAGCATGGCCGTGGGGTGTTCGTACTGGCCGCCACCTCCAATCCTGAGGGCCCGACCGTGCAACGCGCGATGGCCGGGTCCCGCACCGTGGCGCAATCCATCGTCGACGATGTGGCCAACGTGAATCGACTCGCTGGTCAGCCCACCGGCTCCGTCGGTGTGGTGGTCGGGGCGACAGTGACCGAACTGCCCGATCTGAGCGCGCTGGGCGGGCCGGTGCTGGTCCCCGGGGTCGGAGCCCAGGGCGGACGCGCCGATGCGCTGGGCGGGTTCGGCGGGGCCAGATTGGTACTGCCCACCGTGTCGCGTGAGGTGCTGCGGGCCGGCCCAGCCGTCGCCGACCTGCGCGCGGCGGCCGAGCGCCTACGCGACGAGGTCGCCTACCTCGCCTGA
- the mihF gene encoding integration host factor, actinobacterial type, with protein sequence MALPQLTDEQRAAALEKAAAARRARAELKDRLKRGGTNLKQVLTDAETDEVLGKMKVSALLEALPKVGKVKAQEIMTELEIAPTRRLRGLGDRQRKALLEKFDQ encoded by the coding sequence GTGGCCCTTCCCCAGTTGACCGACGAACAGCGCGCGGCAGCGTTGGAGAAGGCTGCTGCCGCACGTCGAGCGCGAGCCGAGCTCAAGGATCGACTCAAGCGCGGCGGCACCAACCTCAAGCAGGTGCTCACCGACGCCGAGACCGATGAGGTCTTGGGCAAGATGAAGGTCTCCGCTCTGCTGGAGGCCCTGCCCAAGGTCGGCAAGGTCAAGGCGCAGGAGATCATGACCGAGCTGGAGATCGCCCCGACCCGCCGTCTGCGCGGCCTCGGTGATCGTCAGCGCAAGGCCCTCCTGGAGAAGTTCGACCAGTAG
- the gmk gene encoding guanylate kinase — protein MTAPVVVLSGPSAVGKSTVVRCLRERLPDLYFSVSVTTRAPRPGEIDGVDYTFVSAERFQQLIDDGELLEWADIHGGLHRSGTPAQPVREAAEAGRPVLIEVDLAGARAVKQAMPEAVSVFLAPPSWDELVNRLSGRGTETPEVMARRLETARAEMAAKSDFDQVVVNRQLDSACAELVSLLVGS, from the coding sequence GTGACGGCTCCGGTCGTCGTGTTGTCCGGTCCCTCCGCCGTCGGGAAGTCCACCGTGGTCCGCTGTCTGCGGGAGCGGCTTCCCGACCTGTATTTCTCCGTCTCGGTCACCACCAGGGCGCCACGCCCGGGGGAGATCGACGGAGTCGACTACACGTTTGTGTCCGCGGAGCGGTTCCAGCAGCTGATCGACGATGGCGAGCTGCTGGAATGGGCCGACATCCATGGCGGGCTACATCGGTCGGGGACACCGGCCCAGCCCGTGCGGGAGGCCGCCGAGGCCGGGCGCCCGGTGCTGATCGAGGTGGATCTGGCCGGCGCGCGGGCCGTCAAACAGGCCATGCCCGAGGCGGTATCGGTGTTCCTGGCGCCGCCGAGCTGGGACGAACTGGTCAATCGGTTGTCCGGCCGCGGCACCGAAACGCCCGAGGTGATGGCCAGGCGGTTGGAGACCGCGCGAGCCGAAATGGCCGCGAAGTCCGACTTTGACCAGGTCGTGGTGAACCGCCAGTTGGATTCGGCATGCGCCGAATTGGTATCCTTGCTGGTGGGCAGCTGA
- the rpoZ gene encoding DNA-directed RNA polymerase subunit omega gives MSTPHADAQLDDLGIDSSAAGAYDTPLGITNPPIDELLDRASSKYALVIYAAKRARQINDYYNQLGDGILEYVGPLVEPGLQEKPLSIAMREIHEDLLEHTEGE, from the coding sequence GTGAGCACCCCGCACGCCGACGCGCAGCTGGACGACTTGGGTATCGATTCGTCGGCCGCCGGCGCCTACGACACGCCGCTGGGCATTACCAATCCGCCCATCGACGAGTTGCTGGACCGCGCGTCGAGCAAGTACGCGCTGGTGATCTACGCCGCCAAGCGGGCACGTCAGATCAACGACTACTACAACCAGCTCGGCGACGGCATTCTCGAGTATGTCGGCCCGCTGGTCGAGCCCGGTCTGCAGGAGAAGCCGCTGTCGATCGCGATGCGGGAGATCCACGAGGACCTGCTCGAGCACACCGAGGGCGAGTAG
- the coaBC gene encoding bifunctional phosphopantothenoylcysteine decarboxylase/phosphopantothenate--cysteine ligase CoaBC: MSARKRIVVGVAGGIAAYKACTLVRQLTEAGHSVRVLPTESALRFVGAATFEALSGNPVHTGVFTDVHEVPHVRIGQEADLVVVAPATADLLARAVAGRADDLLTATLLTARCPVLFAPAMHTEMWFHPATVDNVATLRRRGAVVLEPASGRLTGADSGAGRLPEAEEIVTFAQLLLERGDALTYDLAGVKALVTAGGTREPLDPVRFIGNRSSGKQGYAVARVLAQRGADVTLVAGNTAGLVDPAGVDVVHIGSAAQLRDAVTKYAPESNVLVMAAAVADFRPAHVATAKIKKGGASEPSSIDLVRNDDVLAGAVRARAEGQLPNMRAIVGFAAETGDANGDVLFHARAKLQRKGCDLLVVNAVGENRAFEVDHNDGWLLSADGAEVALEHGSKTLMATRIVDSIAAFLGKHDG; the protein is encoded by the coding sequence GTGAGCGCGCGTAAGCGAATCGTCGTCGGTGTCGCCGGCGGTATTGCCGCCTACAAGGCGTGCACCCTGGTGCGCCAACTCACCGAGGCCGGTCATTCGGTGCGGGTGCTGCCCACCGAATCGGCGCTGCGCTTCGTCGGTGCCGCGACGTTCGAAGCCCTGTCGGGCAATCCCGTGCACACCGGTGTCTTCACCGACGTCCACGAGGTGCCGCACGTCCGGATCGGCCAGGAGGCCGATCTCGTCGTCGTCGCACCCGCCACCGCCGACCTGCTGGCCCGTGCGGTGGCCGGCCGTGCCGACGACCTGCTGACCGCCACCTTGCTGACGGCGCGATGTCCGGTGCTTTTCGCCCCGGCCATGCACACGGAGATGTGGTTCCACCCGGCCACCGTCGACAACGTGGCCACGCTGCGTCGCCGCGGCGCCGTGGTGCTGGAACCGGCATCCGGTCGGCTCACGGGGGCCGACAGCGGCGCGGGGCGGCTACCCGAGGCCGAAGAGATCGTTACCTTCGCGCAGCTCCTGCTGGAGCGCGGCGATGCGCTGACCTACGACCTGGCCGGGGTCAAGGCCCTGGTGACCGCGGGCGGTACCCGCGAACCCCTCGATCCGGTGCGGTTCATCGGCAACCGGAGCTCCGGTAAGCAGGGCTACGCCGTGGCCCGGGTGCTGGCCCAGCGCGGTGCCGACGTGACGCTCGTCGCGGGCAACACCGCGGGTCTGGTCGATCCGGCCGGCGTCGACGTCGTGCACATCGGGTCGGCCGCGCAGCTGCGCGATGCGGTCACCAAGTACGCCCCCGAGTCCAATGTCCTGGTGATGGCCGCGGCCGTCGCCGATTTCCGTCCCGCGCACGTGGCGACGGCCAAGATCAAGAAGGGCGGCGCCTCCGAGCCCAGCTCCATCGACCTCGTCCGCAACGACGACGTGCTCGCCGGGGCGGTGCGGGCCCGCGCCGAGGGGCAGTTGCCGAACATGAGGGCCATCGTCGGCTTCGCCGCCGAGACCGGTGACGCCAACGGCGACGTGTTGTTCCACGCCAGGGCCAAGCTGCAACGCAAGGGCTGCGATCTGCTGGTGGTCAATGCGGTGGGCGAGAACCGCGCATTCGAGGTCGACCACAACGATGGTTGGTTGCTCAGTGCCGATGGTGCCGAGGTCGCCCTCGAGCACGGTTCCAAGACTCTGATGGCCACCCGTATCGTGGACTCGATCGCGGCGTTCCTGGGCAAGCACGACGGGTGA
- the metK gene encoding methionine adenosyltransferase, with product MSEGRLFTSESVTEGHPDKICDAISDSVLDALLEQDPKSRVAVETLVTTGQVHVAGEVTTSAYADIPKIVRDRILEIGYDSSTKGFDGASCGVNIAIGAQSPDIAQGVDTAHEARVEGAADPLDAQGAGDQGLMFGYAIGDTPELMPLPIALAHRLSRRLTEVRKNGVLDYLRPDGKTQVTIQYDGRTPVRLDTVVLSTQHADGIDLDATLTPDIREKVVNTVLADLNHETLDTSDFRLLVNPTGKFVLGGPMGDAGLTGRKIIVDTYGGWARHGGGAFSGKDPSKVDRSAAYAMRWVAKNVVAAGLAERVEVQVAYAIGKAAPVGLFVETFGTETVDPARIEKAISSVFDLRPGAIIRDLDLLRPIYAQTAAYGHFGRTDIELPWEQLDKVDDLKASV from the coding sequence GTGAGCGAAGGTCGCCTGTTTACCAGTGAGTCGGTAACCGAGGGACACCCCGACAAGATCTGTGATGCGATCAGCGACTCGGTGCTCGACGCGCTGCTGGAGCAGGACCCCAAGTCGCGGGTCGCGGTGGAGACGCTGGTGACCACCGGCCAGGTGCATGTCGCCGGCGAGGTCACCACCTCCGCCTACGCCGACATCCCGAAGATCGTGCGTGACCGCATCCTGGAGATCGGCTACGACTCGTCGACCAAGGGGTTCGACGGTGCGTCGTGCGGCGTGAACATCGCCATCGGCGCGCAGTCGCCCGACATCGCCCAGGGCGTTGACACCGCGCACGAGGCGCGCGTCGAAGGTGCCGCCGATCCGCTGGACGCCCAGGGCGCCGGCGACCAGGGCCTGATGTTCGGATACGCCATCGGTGACACCCCCGAGCTGATGCCGCTGCCCATCGCACTGGCTCACCGGCTGTCACGCCGGCTGACCGAGGTGCGCAAGAACGGCGTGCTCGACTACCTGCGCCCCGACGGCAAGACGCAGGTCACCATCCAGTACGACGGTCGCACCCCGGTGCGTCTGGACACGGTCGTGCTGTCCACCCAGCACGCCGATGGCATCGACCTGGACGCGACGCTGACCCCGGACATCCGGGAGAAGGTCGTCAACACCGTGCTGGCCGACCTGAACCACGAGACGCTGGACACCTCCGATTTCCGGCTGCTGGTCAACCCGACGGGCAAGTTCGTCCTCGGCGGGCCGATGGGTGACGCCGGCCTGACCGGCCGCAAGATCATCGTCGACACCTACGGCGGCTGGGCCCGCCACGGTGGCGGTGCCTTCTCCGGCAAGGATCCCTCAAAGGTGGACCGTTCGGCCGCGTACGCGATGCGCTGGGTGGCCAAGAACGTCGTCGCCGCCGGACTGGCCGAGCGCGTCGAGGTCCAGGTGGCCTACGCGATCGGCAAGGCGGCCCCGGTCGGCCTGTTCGTCGAGACCTTCGGCACCGAGACCGTCGACCCGGCCCGCATCGAGAAGGCCATCAGCAGCGTGTTCGATCTGCGCCCCGGCGCGATCATCCGCGACCTGGACCTGCTGCGGCCGATCTACGCCCAGACCGCGGCGTACGGCCACTTCGGGCGCACCGACATCGAGCTGCCGTGGGAGCAGCTCGACAAGGTCGACGACCTGAAGGCTTCGGTCTAG
- a CDS encoding TetR/AcrR family transcriptional regulator gives MTALPAADGRRARGDATRRLVARTAADIATTHGLDGITVGGLSASTGVSKSGILTVFGNREAIQLAAVAEARQVYIDIVIRPALSSRPGTARLDALLDSWLAYLRAEVFPGGCFVTATSVEFGHRTGPVADAVRNLKREWLDLLENEFSAAGSPDPAEDAFRVDAYLCAGNTHRELFGTDAGLERARALAGGVVQRYRQV, from the coding sequence ATGACCGCTTTGCCTGCAGCTGACGGGCGTCGGGCGCGTGGTGACGCCACCCGGCGGCTGGTCGCGCGTACCGCGGCAGACATCGCCACTACACACGGCCTGGACGGAATCACCGTCGGTGGCCTGTCCGCGTCGACCGGGGTGAGCAAGAGCGGAATCCTCACGGTCTTCGGCAACCGGGAGGCGATCCAGCTGGCCGCGGTGGCCGAGGCGCGCCAGGTCTACATCGACATCGTCATCCGCCCGGCACTGAGCTCTCGGCCAGGGACCGCACGACTCGACGCCCTGCTCGATTCGTGGTTGGCGTATCTGCGCGCCGAGGTGTTCCCCGGCGGTTGCTTCGTAACGGCGACATCGGTCGAGTTCGGGCATCGCACCGGGCCCGTGGCCGACGCGGTGCGAAACCTGAAGCGGGAGTGGCTCGATCTGCTGGAGAATGAGTTCTCCGCGGCGGGGTCACCCGATCCGGCGGAAGACGCCTTCCGGGTCGACGCGTACTTGTGTGCGGGCAACACGCATCGCGAGCTGTTCGGCACCGATGCCGGATTGGAGCGGGCACGCGCACTCGCGGGCGGGGTCGTACAGCGCTACCGACAGGTGTGA
- a CDS encoding SRPBCC family protein has product MATAFKALLERRITVDASPSVVWDIIRDIRRMPEWSPQVISVKLREPDGDIRLGSTFTNLNHQGELEWITHGEMVRYEPEKEVAFRIAENHTIWSFSISPHGAATVLTQRRETPDGISQFSLELTESHLGGQQAFTEILEAGMEQTLTAIKACAES; this is encoded by the coding sequence ATGGCCACCGCCTTCAAGGCGCTACTGGAACGCCGGATCACCGTCGATGCGTCACCCTCGGTGGTGTGGGACATCATCCGTGACATCCGACGCATGCCGGAGTGGAGCCCGCAGGTGATATCGGTGAAGCTGCGCGAACCCGACGGCGACATCCGGCTGGGATCCACGTTCACCAACCTCAACCACCAGGGTGAGCTTGAGTGGATCACGCATGGAGAGATGGTGCGGTACGAGCCAGAGAAAGAGGTCGCCTTCCGGATCGCCGAGAACCACACGATCTGGTCGTTCTCGATCAGCCCTCACGGCGCCGCCACCGTGCTCACCCAGCGGCGCGAAACCCCCGACGGAATATCGCAATTCTCGCTCGAACTGACCGAGTCGCACCTCGGTGGACAGCAGGCGTTCACCGAAATTCTTGAAGCCGGGATGGAGCAGACGCTCACCGCCATCAAGGCATGCGCCGAGTCCTGA
- a CDS encoding NAD(P)/FAD-dependent oxidoreductase produces MPDFHTLIVGAGFSGIGTAIALDKAGLHDYLILEAGDGAGGTWFWNTYPGVAVDIPSFSYQFSFEQSRAWSRTYAPGNELRAYADDCVDKYDLRSRIRFNTTVARAVFDDDENLWRLELDSGEALTARFLVNASGVLTIPKMPEIDGVDSFAGTTVHTARWDHTVDLADRRVAIIGTGASAVQVIPEIAPKVKQLTVFQRTPIWCFPKFDVPIPPVARRLMRLPGGRTLHRLISQAYVEFTFPLAAQYFTINPFAKRAGAAGLAYLRQQVRDPELRDKLTPRYAVGCKRPGFHNSYLATFNRDNVRLVTEPIDKITGSGVATADGESHDVDVLILATGFKVMDVDALTFDIVGSGGQSLSDFWKEHRMQAYEGVSVPGFANFFSVMGPYGYVGSSYFALIEAQTRHLVRCIEQADRRDARRVEVREEANDRYFAEMMRKRHRQIFWQDSCNLANSYYFDRNGDVPLRPATTFEAYWRSRRFPLDDYAFTS; encoded by the coding sequence ATGCCCGACTTTCACACCCTCATCGTCGGCGCCGGATTCTCCGGTATCGGCACCGCGATCGCATTGGACAAGGCCGGCCTGCACGACTACCTGATCCTGGAGGCCGGTGACGGGGCCGGCGGGACCTGGTTCTGGAACACCTACCCCGGTGTGGCCGTGGATATCCCGTCGTTCTCCTACCAGTTCTCGTTCGAGCAGTCGCGGGCCTGGTCCCGCACCTACGCCCCCGGAAACGAGCTGCGCGCCTACGCCGACGACTGCGTCGACAAGTACGACCTACGCTCCCGGATCCGGTTCAACACCACCGTCGCCCGCGCGGTCTTCGACGACGACGAGAACCTCTGGCGCCTCGAGCTCGACTCCGGCGAGGCACTGACCGCGCGGTTCCTGGTCAACGCCAGCGGCGTGCTGACCATCCCGAAGATGCCGGAGATCGACGGCGTGGACTCTTTCGCCGGGACAACGGTGCACACTGCCCGTTGGGACCACACGGTCGATCTGGCGGACAGGCGCGTCGCGATCATCGGCACCGGCGCCTCGGCGGTTCAGGTGATCCCCGAGATCGCGCCGAAGGTCAAGCAGCTCACCGTGTTTCAGCGCACTCCGATCTGGTGCTTCCCGAAGTTCGACGTCCCGATCCCGCCGGTGGCGCGCAGGCTGATGCGGCTGCCCGGCGGCCGGACACTGCACCGGCTGATCAGCCAGGCGTATGTGGAGTTCACCTTCCCCTTGGCGGCCCAGTACTTCACCATCAACCCGTTCGCCAAGCGCGCCGGCGCGGCGGGCCTGGCCTACCTACGCCAGCAGGTGCGCGATCCGGAGCTCCGCGACAAGCTCACACCGCGGTACGCGGTGGGATGCAAACGACCTGGCTTCCACAACAGTTATCTCGCCACCTTCAACCGGGACAATGTCCGGTTGGTCACCGAACCGATCGACAAGATCACCGGATCCGGCGTCGCCACTGCCGACGGCGAGAGCCACGACGTCGACGTGCTCATCCTGGCGACCGGCTTCAAGGTGATGGACGTCGACGCGCTGACCTTCGACATCGTGGGGTCCGGCGGGCAGTCGCTGAGCGACTTCTGGAAAGAGCACCGGATGCAGGCCTACGAAGGGGTGAGCGTGCCCGGTTTCGCCAACTTCTTCTCGGTGATGGGCCCGTACGGCTACGTCGGGTCCTCGTACTTCGCCTTGATCGAGGCCCAAACCCGGCATCTGGTGCGGTGCATCGAGCAGGCCGACCGCAGGGACGCCCGCCGCGTCGAGGTCCGGGAAGAGGCCAACGACCGGTACTTCGCGGAGATGATGCGCAAGCGTCACCGTCAGATCTTCTGGCAGGACAGCTGCAACCTGGCCAACAGCTACTACTTCGACCGCAACGGGGACGTGCCGCTGCGCCCGGCGACCACATTCGAGGCCTACTGGCGCAGCCGGCGCTTCCCGCTGGACGACTACGCCTTCACCTCGTAG
- a CDS encoding cytochrome P450, with amino-acid sequence MAAPAARLSTWTMTREAITVGFSTESGFLTRARGQDITRFRCAGRRFVSIAHPDYVDHVLHQARLRYVKSNEYEPIRAAAGINLLTDEGDSWAGHRAALNPTFARRRLNDIVDLMIDPIERATDELAGGGDGVRFDMHSAMVETTLRVVSNTLFSQDFGPIVHSMRDLTTRGLRRTELLGRLGLLGLLPRPVYDAMAASTWSGIRLPPPLREGQRIALALDAAVNTVLDERLAHPTESADLLNVLFAADGGTWPRQRVRDEALTFMLAGHETTANAMSWFWYLMARHPEARDRMLAEVDSVVGSGRPTAGDLTRMPWTTACLQESQRCHSAVWIIAREAVENDCIDGHHIRPGTTVIIPIYQIHHDERWWPDPETFDPNRFLGDAAKSRPRSAYLPFGGGRRICIGQSFALMEMVLIAAIMSQRFVFDLDPGHSVEMEATLTLRPRHGVHMIGRDREVA; translated from the coding sequence ATGGCGGCACCGGCGGCGCGACTGAGCACGTGGACCATGACCCGCGAGGCCATCACGGTCGGCTTCAGCACCGAGAGCGGGTTCCTGACCCGGGCCCGGGGCCAGGACATCACCAGATTCCGCTGCGCAGGAAGACGTTTCGTGTCCATCGCGCATCCTGACTACGTCGACCATGTGCTACACCAGGCGCGCCTGCGCTACGTCAAGTCGAACGAGTACGAGCCGATCCGGGCCGCGGCAGGCATCAACCTGCTGACCGACGAAGGCGACTCCTGGGCCGGCCACCGAGCGGCCCTGAACCCGACATTCGCGCGTCGCCGTCTCAACGACATCGTCGACCTGATGATCGACCCGATCGAGCGGGCGACCGACGAGCTCGCCGGAGGCGGTGACGGTGTGCGATTCGACATGCATTCAGCCATGGTCGAAACCACTCTCCGGGTCGTCTCCAACACGCTGTTCAGCCAGGATTTCGGACCGATCGTGCACAGCATGCGCGACCTCACCACACGTGGGCTGAGACGCACCGAACTGCTTGGCCGGCTCGGCCTGCTCGGCCTGCTCCCCCGTCCCGTCTACGACGCGATGGCCGCCAGCACCTGGTCCGGGATCCGGCTGCCTCCCCCGCTGCGCGAAGGCCAGCGGATCGCCCTGGCTCTGGACGCCGCGGTGAACACCGTTCTCGACGAACGGCTGGCACACCCCACCGAATCCGCCGACCTGCTCAACGTGCTGTTTGCCGCCGACGGCGGAACCTGGCCCCGACAGCGGGTCCGGGACGAGGCACTGACGTTCATGCTCGCCGGCCACGAAACGACCGCCAACGCGATGTCGTGGTTCTGGTACCTGATGGCCCGCCATCCCGAAGCCCGCGACCGGATGCTGGCCGAAGTGGACTCGGTGGTGGGTTCGGGCCGCCCAACGGCCGGCGACCTGACCCGCATGCCGTGGACCACCGCGTGCCTGCAGGAGTCTCAGCGCTGCCACTCCGCGGTGTGGATCATCGCGCGTGAGGCGGTGGAGAACGATTGCATCGACGGTCATCACATCCGTCCGGGGACGACGGTGATCATTCCGATCTACCAGATCCACCACGACGAGCGGTGGTGGCCGGACCCGGAAACCTTTGACCCCAACCGATTCCTGGGTGACGCCGCCAAGAGTCGGCCGCGCTCGGCGTACCTGCCGTTCGGCGGAGGACGACGGATCTGCATCGGGCAGAGTTTCGCCCTGATGGAGATGGTGCTGATCGCCGCGATCATGAGCCAACGGTTCGTCTTCGATCTCGATCCTGGCCACTCGGTGGAGATGGAGGCTACGTTGACGTTGCGACCCAGACACGGCGTCCACATGATCGGACGCGACCGGGAGGTGGCTTGA
- a CDS encoding AraC family transcriptional regulator: MARSGSISGSTWSADVCHPIHATRVLCEVAVERGVPAAQVLAGTGVTPADLDDPDGVISAHDEILAVRNLQAQLPDEPGLGVDVGGRSALTHMGLFGFAVMSCATLRELFSIGMRYFALTTLQIDLQLFEGIDECVLELDVGHLPGDVQRFFIERDVAGIVATTASFASPVVAQYADRILAEVSIDEDVLKPLLTLMPLPNVAFGRAHSRLHFPRSMLDERLPQADSYTLDLCIAQCDVLMQRYDQRRGITAVVRSKLFRDPGRFPALPEVAAELGVHPRTLRRRLADEGTTFRALVNEARSALAVDLLCSVGLTVEEVSRRLGYSETSTFCHAFKRWHGMPPSAYSQKR; encoded by the coding sequence GTGGCCAGGTCAGGATCGATCTCGGGATCAACGTGGTCGGCCGATGTGTGCCATCCGATCCATGCCACACGGGTGTTGTGCGAGGTCGCCGTCGAGCGCGGTGTCCCTGCGGCGCAGGTCCTGGCCGGAACCGGGGTGACACCGGCCGACCTCGACGATCCCGACGGGGTGATCAGTGCCCACGACGAGATCCTGGCGGTCCGTAACCTGCAGGCTCAGCTGCCCGACGAACCCGGGCTGGGTGTCGACGTGGGCGGCCGCTCGGCTCTGACGCACATGGGGTTGTTCGGCTTCGCCGTCATGTCATGTGCCACGCTGCGCGAACTGTTCAGCATCGGGATGCGCTACTTCGCCCTGACCACACTGCAGATCGATCTCCAGCTGTTCGAGGGTATCGACGAATGCGTGCTGGAACTCGACGTCGGTCATCTGCCCGGCGATGTCCAGCGATTCTTCATCGAACGCGACGTTGCCGGAATTGTGGCCACCACAGCGAGTTTCGCCTCTCCGGTGGTGGCACAGTACGCCGACCGGATCCTCGCCGAGGTATCGATCGACGAGGACGTCCTGAAACCGCTACTGACTCTGATGCCGCTGCCGAATGTGGCATTCGGCCGCGCCCACTCCCGGTTGCACTTCCCCCGTTCCATGCTCGATGAGCGCCTGCCGCAAGCTGATTCGTACACGCTCGATCTGTGTATCGCGCAATGTGATGTGCTCATGCAACGCTATGATCAGCGGCGCGGGATCACCGCGGTGGTGCGCAGCAAGCTGTTTCGCGATCCCGGCCGGTTCCCGGCGCTGCCGGAGGTCGCCGCCGAACTCGGTGTCCACCCGCGAACCCTGCGACGCCGGCTGGCCGACGAGGGCACGACGTTTCGGGCATTGGTCAACGAAGCCCGATCAGCGTTGGCGGTCGATTTGCTGTGCAGCGTGGGGCTGACCGTCGAGGAGGTGTCGCGACGCCTCGGCTACAGCGAGACCTCGACGTTCTGCCACGCATTCAAACGTTGGCACGGGATGCCACCGAGTGCGTACTCGCAGAAACGCTAG